The following proteins come from a genomic window of Geminicoccaceae bacterium SCSIO 64248:
- the radC gene encoding DNA repair protein RadC, with product MVDDTYATPGPGLSSHGLALAAVMTEEGPAFAVSGDTFRHRAALKRAGGRWSGSRQAWLFNGEDPSVRLAEAILAVPAAPGLREEAGGWGSKHYHGHRQRLRQRFLETGAASLADYELLELLLFFSVPYVDAKPLAKSLLARFDGLGGVLAASPERLAEIAELGPFTVVQLKAMQALFERVLREPIRERCVISSWTQLLDYLQAAMVHEPTEHFRILFLDRKNLLIRDEIQTRGTVDHTPLYPREVVKRALELAASAIIMVHNHPSGDPTPSKADIEMTRQVVEALGVVGITVHDHVIVGKNRHASFRSLKLM from the coding sequence GTGGTAGACGACACCTACGCGACGCCCGGCCCGGGCCTGTCCTCGCACGGGCTCGCGCTCGCCGCCGTCATGACCGAGGAGGGGCCGGCCTTCGCGGTGTCGGGCGACACCTTCCGGCACCGCGCGGCGCTGAAGCGGGCCGGTGGGCGGTGGAGCGGCTCCCGTCAGGCCTGGCTGTTCAACGGCGAGGATCCGAGCGTCCGCCTGGCGGAGGCGATCCTCGCCGTGCCGGCGGCGCCGGGCCTGCGCGAGGAGGCGGGCGGCTGGGGCAGCAAGCACTATCACGGCCATCGCCAGCGCCTGCGCCAGCGTTTCCTCGAGACGGGCGCCGCGTCGCTGGCCGACTACGAGCTGCTCGAGTTGCTGCTGTTCTTCAGCGTGCCCTATGTCGACGCCAAGCCGCTGGCCAAGAGCCTGCTCGCCCGGTTCGACGGGCTGGGAGGCGTCCTCGCCGCCTCGCCCGAGCGCCTGGCCGAGATCGCGGAGCTCGGGCCGTTCACCGTCGTGCAGCTCAAGGCGATGCAGGCCCTCTTCGAGCGGGTGCTGCGCGAGCCGATCCGCGAGCGCTGCGTGATCAGCTCATGGACGCAGTTGCTCGACTATCTGCAGGCCGCCATGGTGCACGAGCCGACCGAGCATTTCCGGATCCTGTTCCTCGACCGCAAGAACCTGCTGATCCGCGACGAGATCCAGACCCGCGGCACGGTCGACCACACGCCGCTCTACCCGCGCGAGGTCGTCAAGCGCGCGCTCGAACTGGCCGCCTCGGCGATCATCATGGTCCACAACCACCCGAGCGGCGATCCGACGCCGTCGAAGGCCGACATCGAGATGACGCGCCAGGTGGTCGAGGCGCTGGGCGTGGTCGGCATCACGGTCCACGACCACGTGATCGTCGGCAAGAACCGCCATGCGAGCTTCCGCTCGCTGAAGCTGATGTAG
- a CDS encoding VacJ family lipoprotein: MIVKRSWRRLGLLVALALLLSACAGQRAASGGPDIENDPIEPVNRAVFEFNQVIDGMFVEPAAIMYRDFIPTPARDRVRDFLDNLRQPFFMVNHLLQGEGGAALDTFGRFMTNTMLGGAGLFDVASAGGMPATDWQDYGITLGKWGVPDGPYLMLPLLGPSNPRDLTGTVTEFLVGDPLFVALGAPLGASIGRTAAETVDFREQNLEQINSLKESTFDLYATLRSAYRQRRAARISGQGAADADIYDEQSYGDDAYADPLAEPTLTPVPSGEAGTAAP, from the coding sequence TTGATCGTCAAGCGTTCCTGGCGGCGGCTCGGCCTGCTCGTCGCTCTCGCGCTTCTGTTGAGCGCCTGCGCCGGCCAGCGCGCCGCGTCCGGCGGACCCGACATCGAGAACGATCCGATCGAGCCGGTCAACCGCGCCGTCTTCGAGTTCAATCAGGTGATCGACGGCATGTTCGTCGAGCCCGCCGCGATCATGTACCGCGATTTCATCCCGACACCGGCCCGCGACCGCGTACGGGATTTCCTCGACAACCTCCGCCAGCCGTTCTTCATGGTGAACCACCTGCTCCAGGGCGAGGGCGGCGCCGCACTCGACACCTTCGGCCGCTTCATGACCAACACCATGCTGGGCGGCGCCGGCCTGTTCGACGTCGCGTCCGCAGGCGGCATGCCGGCCACCGACTGGCAGGACTACGGCATCACCCTGGGCAAGTGGGGCGTGCCGGACGGACCGTACCTGATGCTGCCGCTGCTCGGCCCGTCCAACCCGCGCGACCTGACCGGCACGGTGACGGAGTTCCTAGTGGGCGACCCGCTGTTCGTGGCCCTGGGCGCGCCGCTCGGCGCCTCGATCGGCCGGACGGCGGCCGAGACCGTGGATTTCCGCGAGCAAAACCTGGAGCAGATCAACAGCCTCAAGGAAAGCACCTTCGATCTCTACGCGACCCTGCGCTCGGCCTACCGGCAGAGACGCGCGGCGCGCATCAGCGGCCAAGGCGCGGCCGACGCCGACATCTACGACGAGCAGTCCTATGGCGACGACGCCTATGCCGATCCCCTGGCCGAGCCCACGCTGACGCCCGTGCCGTCCGGGGAGGCCGGGACCGCCGCGCCGTGA
- the map gene encoding type I methionyl aminopeptidase, with protein MNTDRVEGVEPRHGVPLYGPDSFPALRRAGELAARALDMVGEAVEPGVTTATLDALCETFIRDHGATPAPLGYRGFPKATCTSVNHVVCHGIPSGQRLGDGDIVNIDVTVILDGWYGDSSRMYFAGAPSPRARRLCTITYDALEVGIATVRPGATLGDLGHAIQAFVEKAGLSVVRDYCGHGIGRVFHDAPSILHYGEPGMGLRLEPGMVFTIEPMVNQGGPEVRLLNDGWTVITRDRQLSAQFEHMVAVTETGCEVFTRSPRGLDHPPW; from the coding sequence ATGAACACCGATCGCGTTGAAGGCGTGGAACCGCGGCATGGCGTTCCCCTGTACGGTCCCGACTCGTTTCCAGCCTTGCGCCGTGCGGGCGAGCTTGCCGCGCGCGCGCTCGACATGGTCGGGGAAGCGGTGGAGCCCGGCGTGACGACCGCCACGCTCGACGCGTTGTGCGAGACCTTCATCCGGGATCACGGCGCCACGCCAGCGCCGCTCGGCTATCGCGGCTTTCCCAAAGCGACCTGCACGTCGGTCAACCATGTCGTCTGCCACGGCATCCCGAGCGGCCAGCGTCTGGGCGACGGCGACATCGTCAACATCGACGTCACCGTCATCCTCGACGGATGGTACGGCGACTCCAGCCGGATGTATTTCGCCGGCGCCCCGTCGCCCCGAGCGCGGCGCCTGTGCACGATCACCTACGACGCGCTCGAGGTCGGCATCGCCACGGTCCGGCCGGGCGCGACGCTGGGCGACCTCGGCCACGCCATCCAGGCCTTCGTCGAGAAGGCGGGCCTGTCCGTGGTGCGCGACTATTGCGGCCACGGGATCGGCCGCGTTTTCCACGACGCGCCCAGCATCCTCCACTACGGCGAGCCCGGCATGGGCTTGCGCCTGGAGCCGGGCATGGTCTTCACCATCGAGCCCATGGTCAACCAGGGCGGACCCGAGGTGCGCCTCCTCAACGACGGCTGGACCGTGATCACGCGCGACCGGCAGCTCTCCGCCCAGTTCGAGCACATGGTGGCGGTGACCGAGACCGGCTGCGAGGTGTTCACCCGTTCGCCCCGGGGCCTCGATCACCCGCCGTGGTAG
- the purB gene encoding adenylosuccinate lyase yields the protein MIPRYSRPEMTAIWQPERRLALWLEIEVAVAEALAERGDVPKDAAQRLRALAAERKDAIIDPEKIDAIEAVTRHDVIAFLTHVEAVIGPDARFLHLGMTSSDLLDTTLALQLRDAADLLIADVDALLAVLERRAFEHKDTVTIGRSHGIHAEPVTFGLKLAGYYAEFVRNRGRLVAARAEVATCAISGAVGTFANIAPEIEASVAASLGLQVEPVSTQVIPRDRHAAFFAALGVVASGIERLATEVRHLQRTEVREAEEFFSPGQKGSSAMPHKRNPVLSENLTGLARIVRSAVVPAMENVALWHERDISHSSVERMIAPDATVTLDFALARLTGMMDRLVVYPERMQANLESLHGLVFSQRVLLALANAGLPRQKAYEIVQGHAMQAWREGRPLQDLLAAEPLVADHLGKEDLAALFNLEYHTKHVDAIFARVFGRSS from the coding sequence ATGATTCCGCGCTATTCCCGGCCCGAAATGACCGCGATCTGGCAGCCGGAGCGCCGTCTCGCCCTGTGGCTGGAGATCGAGGTCGCGGTCGCGGAGGCGCTGGCCGAGCGCGGCGACGTTCCCAAGGATGCGGCGCAACGCCTTCGCGCGCTCGCGGCCGAGCGCAAGGACGCGATCATCGACCCGGAGAAGATCGACGCGATCGAGGCGGTGACCCGGCACGACGTCATCGCCTTCCTGACCCATGTCGAGGCGGTGATCGGGCCGGACGCGCGCTTCCTCCATCTCGGCATGACGTCGTCCGATCTGCTCGACACGACCCTGGCGCTTCAGCTCCGCGACGCGGCCGACCTGCTGATCGCCGATGTCGACGCGCTGCTCGCCGTTCTCGAACGGCGGGCCTTCGAGCACAAGGACACGGTCACGATCGGCCGCAGCCACGGCATCCACGCCGAGCCCGTGACCTTCGGCCTGAAGCTGGCAGGGTACTACGCGGAATTCGTGCGCAATCGCGGGCGCTTGGTCGCCGCGCGCGCCGAGGTCGCGACCTGCGCCATCTCGGGCGCGGTCGGCACCTTCGCCAACATCGCGCCTGAGATCGAGGCGAGCGTCGCCGCCAGCCTGGGCCTGCAGGTCGAGCCGGTCTCGACCCAGGTGATCCCGCGCGACCGCCATGCCGCCTTCTTCGCCGCGCTCGGCGTCGTGGCGTCCGGCATCGAGCGTCTCGCCACCGAGGTGCGGCATCTCCAGCGCACGGAGGTGCGCGAGGCCGAGGAGTTCTTCTCGCCGGGCCAGAAGGGCAGCTCGGCGATGCCGCACAAGCGCAATCCCGTGCTGAGCGAGAACCTGACCGGTCTGGCGCGCATTGTGCGCTCCGCCGTGGTCCCGGCCATGGAGAACGTCGCGCTGTGGCACGAGCGCGACATCAGCCACTCCTCGGTCGAGCGCATGATCGCGCCCGACGCGACCGTGACGCTCGACTTCGCGCTCGCCCGACTGACCGGGATGATGGACAGGCTCGTGGTCTATCCCGAACGCATGCAGGCCAATCTCGAGAGCCTGCATGGTTTGGTCTTCTCGCAGCGCGTCCTGCTCGCCCTGGCGAACGCCGGGCTGCCGCGCCAGAAGGCCTACGAGATCGTCCAGGGGCATGCCATGCAGGCCTGGCGTGAGGGCAGGCCGTTGCAGGATCTCCTCGCGGCCGAGCCCCTTGTCGCCGACCATCTGGGCAAGGAAGATCTGGCCGCGCTTTTCAACCTGGAGTATCATACGAAGCACGTTGATGCGATTTTTGCGCGTGTGTTCGGGCGGAGCTCCTGA
- a CDS encoding molybdopterin-binding protein, whose translation MTAAVVQPTAALLIIGDEILSGRTQDANLAHIAKTLGAAGIAMREARVVPDVEARIVEALNALRAAYTYVFTTGGIGPTHDDITAASVAKAFGRPFGRNPEAERRLVAYYNDSPNDLNAMRLRMADMPADVDALIDNPASAAPGFVIGNVYVLPGVPRIMQAMLDGVVAKLEGGPRTLSRTVTVFTGEGEIAADLAAIQTDHPDLSIGSYPFMRHSRYGTSIVFRGIDQAGIDRAAEALLAVTRRMGVETSEDVGAS comes from the coding sequence ATGACCGCCGCCGTTGTCCAGCCGACCGCCGCCCTCCTGATCATCGGCGACGAAATCCTCTCCGGGCGGACGCAGGACGCCAATCTCGCCCACATCGCCAAGACCCTCGGCGCCGCCGGCATCGCCATGCGCGAGGCCCGCGTCGTCCCCGACGTCGAGGCCCGCATCGTCGAGGCGCTCAACGCCCTGCGGGCGGCGTACACCTATGTCTTCACGACCGGCGGCATCGGTCCCACCCATGACGACATCACGGCCGCATCGGTCGCCAAGGCGTTCGGACGGCCCTTCGGCCGCAACCCGGAGGCCGAGCGCCGGCTCGTCGCCTATTACAACGACAGCCCGAACGACCTCAACGCCATGCGCCTGCGTATGGCCGATATGCCGGCCGACGTCGATGCCCTGATCGACAATCCGGCGAGCGCGGCGCCGGGCTTCGTGATCGGGAACGTCTACGTCCTGCCCGGCGTGCCGCGCATCATGCAGGCCATGCTGGATGGCGTGGTCGCGAAGCTCGAGGGCGGTCCGCGCACCTTGAGCCGCACCGTCACCGTGTTCACCGGCGAAGGCGAGATCGCCGCCGACCTGGCCGCCATCCAGACCGACCATCCCGACCTGTCGATCGGCAGCTATCCCTTCATGCGCCACAGCCGCTACGGCACCAGCATCGTGTTCCGCGGCATCGACCAGGCCGGGATCGACCGTGCGGCCGAGGCGCTGCTGGCGGTCACGCGACGGATGGGCGTGGAAACGTCGGAGGATGTCGGCGCCAGCTGA
- a CDS encoding adenylate/guanylate cyclase domain-containing protein: MSLVFRPRARIPRLPIAVALGLWLGGTLLAALALVFGVTLYVGATNTADLLRDKTRLISASIVDRTVGFLEPTVVQINHLAEQIESGDWQPADDERSRDILKTAVASLAQIESVAFVGTASPVLSGSRFVAPSGSIEIRFDARPVVANDRVTVALIEAGERTRSEAYWGAPIYVPALGNTVLNLRRPIWRDGVFQGVLISTVTVEELSRFITSIATEPGQTTFILYDRNYVLAHPQLTRSRPEIGESRAMLRVDEVGDPILAQIWQPEERGRGLFVSDAHAREWNGQSYFFLYRSLDAYADAPWTVGSYFRADAIDSSVRRLLIAGAAALAVLLLTGVLLYVFGRRLSQPIENLAKAASHVRTLDLDHLPPLKRSRLREIDVATTTFGDMVVGLRAFGLYVPKGLIRRLIRLGDAGKLRSVERDVTVMFSDISGFTAMTETMPAEQTAAFLNRHFDLLAGAIEAEGGTVDKFVGDGIMAFWGAPELQPDHVQRAIRAAAAIARALAADDATGFPCPIHVRIGLSTGPAVVGNIGSTSRMNYTVVGDTVNAAQRLIELGRTVPRDGTASVILMTEATACGLPADLRSERLGRIQLRGRAGFVRVSRLLVEPV, translated from the coding sequence ATGTCGCTCGTCTTCAGGCCTCGCGCCCGCATTCCCCGATTGCCGATCGCGGTCGCACTCGGCCTCTGGCTGGGAGGCACCCTGCTCGCCGCCCTGGCGCTCGTCTTCGGCGTGACCCTCTATGTCGGCGCGACCAACACGGCCGACCTGCTCCGGGACAAGACGCGCCTGATCAGCGCCAGCATCGTCGACCGCACGGTGGGGTTTCTCGAGCCGACGGTGGTCCAGATCAACCATCTGGCGGAACAGATCGAATCGGGCGACTGGCAGCCCGCCGACGACGAGCGCTCGCGCGACATCCTCAAGACCGCCGTCGCCTCGCTTGCGCAGATCGAGAGCGTCGCCTTCGTCGGCACGGCCAGCCCGGTCCTGTCCGGCAGCCGCTTCGTCGCGCCGAGCGGCAGCATCGAGATCCGTTTCGATGCCCGTCCGGTCGTGGCCAACGACCGCGTGACCGTCGCCCTGATCGAGGCGGGCGAACGGACACGGAGCGAGGCCTACTGGGGGGCGCCCATCTACGTGCCGGCACTCGGCAACACCGTGCTCAACCTGCGCCGGCCGATCTGGCGGGACGGCGTGTTCCAGGGCGTGCTGATATCGACCGTGACCGTCGAGGAGCTGTCCCGCTTCATCACCAGCATCGCCACCGAGCCAGGCCAGACGACGTTCATCCTCTACGACCGCAACTACGTCCTGGCCCATCCGCAGCTGACGCGGTCCCGGCCGGAGATCGGCGAGAGTCGCGCGATGCTCCGGGTCGACGAGGTCGGCGATCCCATCCTCGCGCAGATCTGGCAGCCGGAAGAGCGCGGACGCGGCCTGTTCGTGAGCGACGCGCACGCCCGCGAGTGGAACGGCCAGAGCTATTTCTTCCTCTACCGCTCGCTCGACGCCTATGCCGACGCGCCCTGGACGGTCGGCAGCTATTTTCGGGCCGATGCGATCGACAGTTCGGTCCGCCGCCTGCTGATCGCGGGCGCCGCCGCGCTCGCCGTTCTTCTGCTGACGGGCGTTCTTCTCTATGTCTTCGGACGGCGGCTGAGTCAGCCGATCGAAAACCTTGCCAAGGCGGCCAGCCACGTGCGGACCCTGGATCTGGACCACCTGCCGCCGCTCAAGCGAAGCCGCCTGCGCGAGATCGACGTCGCCACCACGACCTTCGGCGACATGGTGGTTGGGTTGCGCGCGTTCGGCCTCTACGTGCCCAAGGGCCTGATCCGTCGGCTGATCCGGCTGGGCGATGCCGGCAAGCTCCGGTCCGTCGAGCGCGACGTCACCGTGATGTTCAGCGACATCTCCGGCTTTACCGCGATGACGGAGACCATGCCCGCGGAGCAGACCGCCGCCTTCCTCAACCGCCATTTCGACCTGCTGGCGGGCGCGATCGAGGCCGAAGGCGGCACGGTCGACAAGTTCGTCGGCGACGGGATCATGGCGTTCTGGGGCGCGCCGGAACTCCAGCCCGATCACGTCCAGCGCGCGATCCGCGCGGCGGCCGCGATCGCCCGCGCCCTGGCCGCGGACGACGCGACCGGGTTTCCCTGCCCGATCCATGTCCGCATCGGGCTGAGCACGGGCCCGGCCGTGGTCGGCAATATCGGCAGCACGAGCCGGATGAACTACACGGTCGTGGGCGACACGGTGAACGCGGCGCAACGCCTGATCGAGCTGGGCCGAACGGTGCCGCGCGACGGCACGGCGAGCGTGATCCTGATGACGGAGGCCACCGCCTGCGGCCTTCCCGCCGATCTCCGGTCAGAGCGGCTCGGCCGCATCCAGCTGCGCGGCCGTGCCGGCTTCGTCCGGGTCAGCCGCCTCCTGGTCGAGCCGGTGTGA
- the ettA gene encoding energy-dependent translational throttle protein EttA, with amino-acid sequence MAAYQYIYVMKRVSKTFPGGREVLKDITLAFLPGAKIGVLGSNGAGKSTLLKIMAGIDTDVGGEAFAADGVKVGYLAQEPELDPAKDVMGNVMDGVGETKALLDRFDEISARFAEPMDDDAMNDLLAEQADLQEKIDACNGWELQRTIDMAMDALRCPPGEADVSALSGGERRRVALCRLLLSQPDMLLLDEPTNHLDAESVAWLERFLQDYRGTVVAITHDRYFLDNVAGWILELDRGRGIPFEGNYSGWLEQKQKRLAQEERQEESRQRVLASELEWIRQSPRARQAKSKARITAYEDLLAQSQERAAGSTQIVIPPGPRLGDVVIEAEDVSKGFGDRLLMENLEFRLPPGGIVGVIGPNGAGKTTLFRMITGQETPDRGTFTVGDTVQVGYVDQSRDSLDGKKSVWEEVSGGRDVIQVGKREVNSRAYVAAFNFKGPDQQKKVGALSGGERNRVHLAKLLKGGANVILLDEPTNDLDVDTLRALEEALVEFAGCAVVISHDRWFLDRIATHILSFEGDSQVVWFEGNFQDYEADKKRRLGVDADQPHRIRYKPIKVA; translated from the coding sequence ATGGCCGCGTATCAGTACATCTACGTGATGAAGAGGGTCAGCAAGACCTTCCCAGGCGGCCGGGAGGTGTTGAAGGACATCACGCTCGCCTTCCTGCCCGGCGCCAAGATAGGCGTCCTCGGCTCGAACGGCGCGGGCAAGTCGACCCTGCTCAAGATCATGGCCGGCATCGACACGGATGTCGGCGGCGAGGCCTTCGCGGCCGACGGCGTCAAGGTCGGCTACCTCGCGCAGGAGCCCGAGCTCGACCCGGCCAAGGACGTCATGGGCAACGTCATGGACGGCGTCGGCGAGACCAAGGCCCTCCTCGACCGCTTCGACGAGATCTCGGCCAGGTTCGCCGAGCCGATGGACGACGACGCCATGAACGACCTGCTCGCGGAGCAGGCCGATCTCCAGGAGAAGATCGACGCCTGCAACGGCTGGGAGCTGCAGCGCACGATCGACATGGCGATGGACGCCCTGCGCTGCCCGCCCGGCGAGGCCGACGTCTCGGCCCTGTCCGGCGGCGAGCGCCGCCGGGTCGCGTTGTGCCGCCTTCTCCTCTCCCAGCCGGACATGCTCCTGCTCGACGAGCCGACCAACCATCTCGACGCCGAGAGCGTCGCGTGGCTGGAGCGCTTCCTGCAGGACTACAGGGGAACGGTCGTGGCCATCACCCACGACCGCTACTTCCTCGACAACGTGGCGGGCTGGATCCTGGAGCTCGATCGCGGCCGCGGCATCCCGTTCGAGGGCAACTACTCGGGCTGGCTCGAGCAGAAGCAGAAGCGCCTGGCGCAGGAGGAGCGGCAGGAGGAATCCCGTCAGCGCGTCCTGGCGAGCGAGTTGGAATGGATCCGACAGAGCCCGCGCGCGCGACAGGCCAAGAGCAAGGCCCGCATCACCGCCTACGAGGACCTGCTGGCGCAGTCGCAGGAGCGGGCCGCGGGCAGCACGCAGATCGTCATCCCGCCCGGCCCCCGCCTGGGCGACGTCGTGATCGAGGCCGAGGACGTGAGCAAAGGCTTCGGCGACCGTCTGCTCATGGAGAATCTCGAATTCCGGCTGCCGCCCGGCGGGATCGTGGGCGTGATCGGCCCGAACGGCGCCGGCAAGACCACCTTGTTCCGGATGATCACCGGGCAGGAGACGCCGGATCGAGGGACGTTCACCGTGGGCGACACCGTCCAGGTCGGCTATGTCGACCAGAGCCGCGACAGCCTGGACGGCAAGAAGAGCGTCTGGGAAGAGGTCTCGGGCGGCCGCGACGTCATCCAGGTCGGCAAGCGCGAGGTCAACAGCCGCGCCTACGTCGCCGCCTTCAACTTCAAGGGACCGGACCAGCAGAAGAAGGTCGGCGCCCTGTCGGGCGGCGAGCGCAACCGCGTCCACCTCGCCAAGCTGCTCAAGGGCGGCGCCAACGTCATCCTGCTCGACGAGCCGACCAACGATCTCGACGTCGACACGCTGCGCGCCCTGGAAGAGGCCCTGGTCGAGTTCGCCGGCTGCGCCGTGGTCATCAGCCATGACCGCTGGTTCCTCGACCGCATCGCGACCCACATCCTGTCCTTCGAGGGCGACAGCCAGGTCGTCTGGTTCGAAGGCAACTTCCAGGATTACGAGGCGGACAAGAAGCGCCGCCTTGGCGTGGACGCCGACCAGCCGCACCGCATCCGCTACAAGCCGATCAAGGTGGCCTGA
- a CDS encoding serine protein kinase, with protein sequence MTKQRIDFAKIIQEDREQSHKRHWQGTFLEYLEMVKADPSLADLSHKRLHDMLTGPGSQTITEQDDPRIQRLFNDDPIRTYNFFKNEFFGMERTLEKIVRYFHAAAMGGEEARQVLYLMGPVGSGKSSLVEKLKRGLEELEVFYAIDGCPIQEDPLHLIPRHLRSAFEDMLGVRIEGDLCPICRYKLMNEFDGRYENVPVKAVTYSKRGRRGIGVVPPVDPNNQDTSVLIGSEDISKLDRYSEGDPRILELNGAFNVGNRGMVEFIEVFKNETEYLHTMITATQEKFVPAPGRHGTIYVDSVIVAHSNEAEWQKFKADHTNEAILDRIVVVKVPYNLRLTEEVKIYKKFLQRSSFRACISPHTLEIASMFAILSRLEPTPKCDLMTKLRLYNGEEVIEKGRTKKLSTRELQEDTKREGLFGISTRFIMKALDTALSQSPTSIHPISVRESLVTMVKEADLPDDTRKFYLELLQDTLHKAYLELLEKDITKAFVYSFREQAESLFHNYLDHAEAYVTKSKVRDPNTKDELQPDEAFLKSIEEQIAIIGAAADGFRQEVIAYLWSATRRGETISYLSYEPLKEAIEKKLMNSVRDISRIVTKARTRDEEQREKYDAMVESLIDQGYCPDSIDTILKYAANHLWRD encoded by the coding sequence ATGACGAAGCAGCGGATCGATTTCGCGAAGATCATTCAAGAGGATCGCGAGCAGTCCCACAAAAGGCATTGGCAAGGGACCTTCCTCGAATATCTGGAGATGGTCAAAGCCGACCCCTCCTTGGCGGATCTCTCGCACAAGCGCCTGCACGACATGCTGACAGGCCCGGGCTCGCAGACGATCACCGAGCAGGACGATCCCCGCATCCAGCGCCTGTTCAACGACGACCCGATCCGAACCTACAATTTCTTCAAGAACGAATTTTTCGGCATGGAGCGCACGCTCGAGAAGATCGTGCGCTATTTTCATGCCGCGGCCATGGGCGGCGAGGAAGCGCGCCAGGTGCTCTACCTCATGGGGCCGGTCGGCTCCGGCAAGAGCTCGCTGGTCGAAAAGCTCAAGCGCGGCCTGGAAGAGCTCGAGGTCTTCTACGCGATCGACGGTTGCCCGATCCAGGAGGACCCGCTCCACCTGATCCCGCGCCACCTCCGCTCGGCCTTCGAGGACATGCTGGGCGTCCGGATCGAGGGCGATCTCTGCCCGATCTGCCGCTACAAGCTGATGAACGAGTTCGACGGCCGCTACGAGAACGTGCCGGTCAAGGCCGTGACGTACTCCAAGCGGGGCCGGCGCGGCATCGGCGTGGTGCCGCCGGTCGATCCCAACAACCAGGACACCTCGGTGCTGATCGGCTCGGAGGACATCTCCAAGCTCGACCGGTACTCGGAGGGCGACCCCCGCATCCTCGAGCTGAACGGCGCCTTCAACGTCGGCAACCGCGGCATGGTCGAGTTCATCGAGGTGTTCAAGAACGAGACCGAATACCTGCACACGATGATCACCGCGACGCAGGAGAAGTTCGTCCCGGCGCCGGGCCGGCACGGCACGATCTACGTCGATTCGGTCATCGTCGCGCACTCCAACGAGGCGGAGTGGCAGAAGTTCAAGGCCGATCACACCAACGAGGCGATCCTGGACCGCATCGTCGTGGTCAAGGTGCCCTACAATTTGCGCCTGACCGAAGAGGTCAAGATCTACAAGAAATTCCTGCAGCGCTCGAGCTTTCGGGCCTGCATCTCGCCGCACACGCTGGAGATCGCCTCGATGTTCGCGATCCTCTCGCGGCTCGAGCCGACGCCCAAATGCGACCTGATGACCAAGCTGCGCCTGTACAACGGCGAGGAGGTCATCGAGAAGGGCCGGACCAAGAAGCTCTCGACCCGGGAGCTGCAGGAGGACACCAAGCGCGAGGGCCTGTTCGGCATCTCGACCCGCTTCATCATGAAGGCGCTCGACACCGCGCTCAGCCAGAGCCCGACCTCGATCCACCCGATCAGCGTGCGCGAGTCGCTGGTGACGATGGTCAAGGAAGCGGACCTGCCGGACGACACCCGCAAGTTCTACCTCGAGCTTCTGCAGGACACCCTGCACAAGGCCTATCTGGAGCTGCTCGAGAAGGACATCACCAAGGCCTTCGTCTACTCGTTCCGCGAGCAGGCCGAGAGCCTGTTCCACAACTATCTCGACCATGCCGAGGCCTACGTCACCAAGTCCAAGGTGCGCGACCCCAACACCAAGGACGAGCTCCAGCCGGACGAGGCGTTCCTCAAGTCGATCGAGGAGCAGATCGCGATCATCGGCGCGGCCGCCGACGGCTTCCGCCAGGAGGTGATCGCCTATCTCTGGTCGGCGACCCGGCGCGGCGAGACCATCAGCTATCTCTCCTACGAGCCGCTCAAGGAAGCGATCGAGAAGAAGCTGATGAACTCGGTGCGCGACATCAGCCGGATCGTCACCAAGGCCCGGACGCGCGACGAGGAGCAGCGCGAGAAATATGATGCGATGGTCGAAAGCCTGATCGATCAAGGCTATTGCCCGGACAGCATCGATACCATCTTGAAGTATGCGGCCAACCATCTCTGGCGGGATTGA